A genomic stretch from Sphingomonas sp. HDW15A includes:
- a CDS encoding TetR/AcrR family transcriptional regulator has product MAEGTAKRPTDSAAGMAGEGKAPRTARGERTLRKILDAAIAEFGERGFAETSIVGITSRAKVALGTFYTYFDSKEALFAALVQDMSGKVRDLVAPAFAEARDALDGERRALAAYLRFVADHKEVYRIVDEAEFVDPEGFRRHYETTADRIAARLKAGVDAGDLRDADSGTLETWAWALMGMNVFLGLRFGVWSSEQPERIADEVNRLLAEGLKR; this is encoded by the coding sequence ATGGCCGAGGGGACGGCGAAAAGACCGACCGACAGCGCGGCCGGGATGGCTGGTGAGGGCAAGGCCCCGCGGACCGCGCGTGGCGAACGGACGTTGCGCAAGATCCTCGATGCGGCCATCGCCGAATTCGGCGAGCGCGGATTCGCGGAAACGTCGATTGTTGGCATCACCAGCAGGGCCAAGGTCGCTCTGGGCACCTTCTACACATACTTCGATAGCAAGGAGGCGCTGTTCGCAGCGCTCGTTCAGGACATGTCTGGCAAGGTTCGCGATCTGGTCGCCCCGGCCTTCGCGGAAGCGAGGGATGCGCTGGACGGAGAACGCCGTGCGCTAGCCGCCTATCTCCGCTTCGTTGCCGATCACAAGGAAGTCTACCGGATCGTCGACGAAGCGGAGTTCGTCGACCCCGAAGGCTTTCGCCGCCACTATGAGACGACCGCCGATCGTATTGCGGCACGCCTGAAAGCCGGTGTCGACGCCGGCGATCTTCGAGACGCCGATTCCGGGACGCTGGAAACCTGGGCCTGGGCGCTGATGGGTATGAACGTCTTCCTGGGACTTCGCTTCGGCGTGTGGTCGAGCGAGCAGCCGGAGCGGATCGCAGACGAAGTCAATCGCCTGCTGGCCGAAGGACTGAAGCGCTAA